One Onychostoma macrolepis isolate SWU-2019 chromosome 10, ASM1243209v1, whole genome shotgun sequence genomic region harbors:
- the rab36 gene encoding ras-related protein Rab-36 — MHFSPPVSRDRIISTFPKYYNPQACLQMKDDWNTKAKMACQDRAARQQGFDRLKMSKAVVVGDLNVGKTCLINRFCKDVFERDYKATIGVDFEIERFELSGLPFSLQIWDTAGQEKFKCIASAYYRGAQVIITVFDMADIKSLEHTQQWLKEALQENEPDSCFVFMVGTKRDLLSAEECQRTESDAIKIAEEMNAEFWSVSSKTGENVQEFFFRVAALAFEDAILKDLEIEISTTQIGDGSILDDKALEDAQEKPKKKSCC, encoded by the exons TATTATAATCCACAAGCCTGCCTACAGATGAAGGATGATTGGAATACAAAAGCCAAGATGGCTTGCCAAGACCGGGCAGCACGTCAGCAAGG GTTTGACAGGCTTAAGATGTCAAAAGCAGTAGTGGTTGGAGATCTCAATGTGGGAAAGACATGTTTAATAAACAG GTTCTGTAAAGATGTGTTTGAGAGAGACTACAAGGCTACTATAGGTGTTGACTTTGAGATTGAGAGATTTGAGCTATCTGGGCTGCCCTTTTCTCTTCAAAT ATGGGACACTGCTGGTCAGGAAAAGTTCAAATGCATCGCATCAGCATATTACAGAGGAGCTCAAG ttattattactgTCTTCGACATGGCGGATATCAAGAGCTTGGAACACACACA ACAATGGTTAAAAGAGGCACTGCAGGAAAATGAACCAGActcctgttttgttttcatggtTGGCACAAAAAGAGACCTCCTG TCTGCAGAAGAGTGCCAGAGGACAGAGAGTGATGCCATAAAGATTGCAGAAGAAATGAACGCTGAGTTCTGGTCGGTGTCCTCAAAAACAG GGGAAAACGTCCAGGAGTTTTTCTTTCGCGTGGCAGCTCTGGCCTTTGAAGATGCCATTCTGAAGGACCTAGAGATAGAAATCAGCACCACTCAGATTGGAGATGGAAGTATTCTCG ATGATAAAGCACTGGAAGATGCtcaagaaaaaccaaagaagAAGTCCTGTTGTTGA